One Coleofasciculaceae cyanobacterium genomic window, CGTGCTACGGCTAAAGTCGCTAATGCTCCTCCTAAACTATGACCTGTAAACCACAGAGATTTTTCTTTATTGTCTCGAAAAGCAGCTATTGTTCTTTTTATTTGTTGCCAGACATTATTAAGAGAAGTATAAAAACCAGAATGAACTTTTCCTTCAAATGACCCATCAATAAGTTCCAGGTTTAAGTTAATGATCCAATCCTTTGTTTTTTCAGTCCCTCTAAAAGAAACTACAATGATTTCTTCATTAGACATAACGAAACATTCTGTCCCGTCTTCTGCCTTAATAAACTTAAATTTATCAAACCCCCATTTTTTAACAGTGTTCTGAATTTCATTCTCTTTTCTGTAGGCTAATTCTGCTACCAGAGCAAGACTATATGCGTTCTGCAACTCAAATGCAGTCGTGTTAGGAATGAATTTAAACACTTGATCTATTCCTTCAGGAATTTCCTCAACATTAAGATCGACTACATCTCGATCAATACTTAACATTTGATTATCCTCCTAACATAAAGTTCGTTTAATTAGTACGAATAAAAAATTCGACTAGAAATATACTGTTAGCTCATGTAAGAATGAACTCGTAAAATCAGGCATTTTCCCTTCTCATAACCTAAATAGTAGGAAAAGAAGTTGAGGATTTTGTGAGGTAACTAATTATTCTCAATTAGAGCAATTTTTCTAGATATTATTCAATAATCTAGGCTGCACTACCTTAATTTCTAACGTACCTACAGCATACTGCTCCTTCAAATATATGATCGCCTTCTCCAACCCGCAATAATTCAACTTCAAACTACTCCCCACCAACTCAGCCGTAACCATTTGATTCGGTTCAACGGGAATCTTCACATCTTCAGGAAAATCAATAGTCAACTCACCATTCAAGTAAATCTCAGCCCCAGGATAAGCCTGTTGTAGTTCTTCTAGTTGAGCGATCGCACTTTCATCATCAAAACTAATACTCTTAATCTCAGTCTTGGCAGCTTCACCAACTTCAGTGCTTACCTTACTTGTAATAATCTGTTCACCAGTCTTATAAACTCCTTTGCCATCAGTAACGATAAACTCATTACCTTCATTACCGATAATCAAATATTTACCATCGGCACTAGTGCGATCGCTCGTCCAAAAGCCCTTAATTTCTGCATAGACATTATTAGTACTGGCATTCTGATTGTAGATTTTAACAACACCTTCTCTCAAACCTAGATTCTGCGAGACTTTGTGAGTTATACCGCCACCATTAGCCAGATGGATGCCCAAACTTAGGAGGGCGATAAGCCTAACGGCATGGCGACACGAAGTTAGTCCTTTAGGGCTTCGCTACGCGATTCCCAAAACCCACAATTCACCAGCCCCACCAGTTTTTAATCTTCTTCTCGGATTGCTAACACTAATTGCCCAGGCAGGACAAGGATAGAACAATTGTACGCCTTGCTTGGTAAAAGTATCGGAGAAACAGGAAAGCAGATGACCGAGGCGAAGAGCGATCGCCGTTTTGATATCTCCTAAGAAAAACCTAAAGGAATTGACACAGCAGCGATCGCAACAGTAGCTAGCAGACAATGAGTAATGGAGCGATGGGGGAATCTATCTTCAATCCAAGAGCTAATGGGAAAGAAGATTTTGCCGATGGTGCTAGTAGTGGTGTCTAAGTCGGGAAGTTGAGAGCCAATAATGGCTAGACCTAAAGTTAAAGGGTTAGCAGTGCCTAAAATTAGTGAAGTTCCGTGCCTCGGCGATCGCGCTGTGAGTAATTGACATCATAAGCATTAATTGGTTATCGGTGGTCAACTACCAGTTTTGAATCTTTATTGCAAAGTGTCAGTTATTTGAATCAAAGCACGGTATAACAATCTCAAGAGAATTAAACCAACACTTACTAAAAAGAGAACAATATGTCTGAACTTAGTGTTGCCAAGGGTAGCTGTCTCTGCGGAGCGGTAAGTCTTTCCACCACCAGCATGAATCCTCACGTTGCAGCGTGTCATTGTAATATGTGTCGTAAATGGGGTGGAGGAGCTTTGATGGCAGTTGAGTGTAGCAATGATGTTAGTTTTGAGGGAGAAAAAAACATCGGGCTTTTTCAATCCTCAGAATGGGCGGAACGGGGATTTTGTAAGCAGTGTGGTAGCCATTTGTTTTATAAGTTCAAAGAAAACAACCAATACTACATACCAGCAGGGATTTTTGATAACGAATCTGCTCTTGTTTTAGAGCATCAGGTTTTTATCGACGAAAAACCCGAATATTACTCTTTTGCCAATAAAACCAAAAACATGACGGGGGAAGAGATATTCGCCCAGTTTGCACCAAATTCATCCAAGTAATAACTTTAAACTTACCAGTTCCCAGGATTAAAGATGTTCTTGAGTAAAGCGATCGCTGCATGAGTTATGGCTAACATCGGCGGTAAAAAGATGAAGTTATTTCTTATCAGTTTGGATTGAGAATAGAGCGATGCCTGCGGCTATGCTCCGCAAATCGTCAGTTATTTGGCTCACTGTCTTTCAAAAATTGCCTTGTTTAACCATAAAATTGACAAAAGCTTGAATACGTGGTGAAACCAATCGCCGATCCAAGTAAAGTGCGGTAAAAGGAACAAAAGGTGGTCTATAATCCACTAGAATTTCTTCTAAAATGCCTTCTTTTAGAGCATCAATCGCCATAAAACCTGGCATTTGACTAATTCCTATTCCTAACATTGCAGTTCGACCCACTGCTTCACCATCATCAATAGTTAGTGTTCCTGCAAAATTTCGGCGTTCGACTTGCCCATCAATATTGAAAATCCAAGGCATAGGACGACCTGTTTTGCGATTTCGGAAGTTTAAGCAGTTGTATTGCTCTAACTCATCTGGATGTTGAGGTCGTCCACAGTGTTCTAAATATTCAGGAGTCGCACAGGTAATTAGAGGATCGAGAAACAATCTTCTAGCAATCAAATTAGCATTATCGGCTAAAGTTCCGACGCGAATCACTACATCAAAACCCTCAGCAGCTAAGTCTACATCTCTATCATCAAGGGAAAGCTCGACAGATATTTGGGGATAAGCTTGTAAAAACTGAGTCAATACTCTCGTTCCCCACATCCGACCATAAGCAGCAGACATACTAATTTTTAGCCGTCCACGAGGTTCACTTGAGCTATCTTTGAACTCTTGAGTAATATCGTCCATTTCCTCCAGAAGTCTTTGAGCAACTTCGTAAAACCTTTCTCCTTCAGGAGTCAAACTAACACTGCGAGTAGTGCGATGTAGTAGTTTAACTTTTAACTCTTCTTCTAGCTTGGCTACTGCTTTACTGGTGGCTGGGGGGGAAAGACCTAAAGCGTTGGCAGCTTCGACAAAGCTTTTGGTTTGGGCAACTCGGATAAAGGTTTTGATATTGCTTAAGCTTTTCATTAAGTATTACTGAAAAAAAGTAAATAATAAAACAACTTTTAGCCTATTTATCTTAATTTATCTAGAGATTATTCTTTATTTAGAAACAAAAAAGAGTCGAGATTATGGATAAAATCGTCCGCTTTCATAAAACTGGAGATGCTAGTGTTCTGCAACTTGAAAACGTTCCGCCAAAAAAACCTAGTTTCGGTGAAGTAAGGATAAAAGTATCAGCTTTTGCTTTAAATCGAGCCGAAGTTTACTTTCGCGAAAATCAATATATTCATCCTCCCTCGCTACCATCTCGGATTGGTTATGACGCAGCAGGAGTTATCGATGCGGTGGGTGAAGGAGTAACTAATGTCAAGGTAGGAGATCGGGTTGCAACTTACCCAGCCTTTAATCAAGGAGACTATGGAGTATATGGTGAATGGGCAATCGTTCCTGCTCATGCCGTTATGAAATATCCTACTCATCTTGCTCCAGAAGAAGCTGCCACTATAGGAGTACAGTACATGACAGGCTATTTCGCCCTGTTTGAACATGGAAAACTTAAGAAAGGCGATCGCATTTTAATTACCGCAGCCAGTAGCAGTACAGGTGTTGCTGCCATAAATCTTGCTAAATCAATAGGAGCTACCGTAATTGCCACTACTCGTACATCAGCCAAAAAACAACAGCTCATTGAACTCGGTGCAGATTATGTCATTGTCACTCAGTCAGAAGATTTAGTGAAAACGGTTTTAGATATCACCAAGGGAGCAGGAGTTGAAGTAATTTACGACCCCATTGCAGGTAAAACTATAGAAACCTATGCAGAAATAATTGTACCAACGGGAGTTATCGTTATTTATGGTGTTTTGGATACTACACCCGTGACATTTCCAATATTCCCCTTGTTAATTAAAGGCGTACAAATTTATCCCTACAAAGTTTTTGACTTTACTGGATTACCCATTGTAAATCTTCAGGTTCAGCCAGAGGCTGTTGAGCGAGCAAAAACTTTTATTATAGAGAAATTAAAGGATGGTAGTTTAAAAACAGTAATTGCCAAAAAATTTCCTTTGGAACAGGTTGCCGATGCCCATCGCTTCATGGAATCTAATCAACAGGTTGGAAAGATTGTTGTTACTACGTAGTGTTGTAGAACTATTAGAAAAAGTAAGTAACTTAGCGTTGACTATTTTAGAGGAAAACTAAATCATGAAAATTTCAATTTTAGGTGCGGGAAACGTTGGTGGTACTTTGGGTAAAAGGTGGGCAAATAAAGGTCATGAAGTCTTTTTTTGTGTCCGCCATCCTAACGATGAAAAGACTCAAGATCTAATTAAAGACATTGGGAATAATGCTCAAGCAGGAACTAACTCCGAAGCGATCGCCTTTAGCAAAACATTATCGTCCTCGCCCTTCCCTGGCAAGTAGTTCCCAAAGTATTAGAAGCAGCCGACTTTAGCAACAAAATAATTATTGATGTCACCAACCCCCTAACCTCCGATTTTTCAGGTTTAGAAATTGGTTTTGATACCTCTGGTGCCGAAAAAGTAGCTCAGTGGGCAGAAGAAGCCAAAGTATTTAAAAGCTTCAATCAAACTGGTTGGGAAAACATGGCAAATCCAGTCTACGAAGGAAAAGCAACCGTCATGTTGGTTTGCGGTGATGACGAAGCAGCTAAAAAAACAGTTTTACAACTGGTTAGCGATATCGGGTTTGAAGCGATACAGCGGACGCGACGTAAGGAGCTAATCATGCACGGGCGGTCTTGGGGGTTTCCCCGCAGAGCTTCGCTCAGATCGTCGTCTTCGACGATATCCGAAGGTGTATCCGTGATAGACTGGCGGGCTATTCGCCCCCGCAGCGACTGTATCAAGAAGCGGTCGATGCGGGAAAATTGGAAGTTGCTCGACTAATCGAACCCTTTGGCATGGCTTGGATTCATTTGTCGAT contains:
- a CDS encoding lipase family protein, with the protein product MLSIDRDVVDLNVEEIPEGIDQVFKFIPNTTAFELQNAYSLALVAELAYRKENEIQNTVKKWGFDKFKFIKAEDGTECFVMSNEEIIVVSFRGTEKTKDWIINLNLELIDGSFEGKVHSGFYTSLNNVWQQIKRTIAAFRDNKEKSLWFTGHSLGGALATLAVARFRGEDRPVDGLYTFGQPRVGDREFARNFNFDFKPYTFRFVNNNDTVTRIPSRARQYSHVGTFKYFTEPGEFVEDIGYWNRFLDRMHGRTNDILEWGSDGIKDHAMFKYRELIGKALEKKLQQVF
- a CDS encoding GFA family protein, with the protein product MSELSVAKGSCLCGAVSLSTTSMNPHVAACHCNMCRKWGGGALMAVECSNDVSFEGEKNIGLFQSSEWAERGFCKQCGSHLFYKFKENNQYYIPAGIFDNESALVLEHQVFIDEKPEYYSFANKTKNMTGEEIFAQFAPNSSK
- a CDS encoding LysR family transcriptional regulator; translation: MKSLSNIKTFIRVAQTKSFVEAANALGLSPPATSKAVAKLEEELKVKLLHRTTRSVSLTPEGERFYEVAQRLLEEMDDITQEFKDSSSEPRGRLKISMSAAYGRMWGTRVLTQFLQAYPQISVELSLDDRDVDLAAEGFDVVIRVGTLADNANLIARRLFLDPLITCATPEYLEHCGRPQHPDELEQYNCLNFRNRKTGRPMPWIFNIDGQVERRNFAGTLTIDDGEAVGRTAMLGIGISQMPGFMAIDALKEGILEEILVDYRPPFVPFTALYLDRRLVSPRIQAFVNFMVKQGNF
- a CDS encoding zinc-dependent alcohol dehydrogenase family protein, translated to MDKIVRFHKTGDASVLQLENVPPKKPSFGEVRIKVSAFALNRAEVYFRENQYIHPPSLPSRIGYDAAGVIDAVGEGVTNVKVGDRVATYPAFNQGDYGVYGEWAIVPAHAVMKYPTHLAPEEAATIGVQYMTGYFALFEHGKLKKGDRILITAASSSTGVAAINLAKSIGATVIATTRTSAKKQQLIELGADYVIVTQSEDLVKTVLDITKGAGVEVIYDPIAGKTIETYAEIIVPTGVIVIYGVLDTTPVTFPIFPLLIKGVQIYPYKVFDFTGLPIVNLQVQPEAVERAKTFIIEKLKDGSLKTVIAKKFPLEQVADAHRFMESNQQVGKIVVTT
- a CDS encoding NAD(P)-binding domain-containing protein; this encodes MKISILGAGNVGGTLGKRWANKGHEVFFCVRHPNDEKTQDLIKDIGNNAQAGTNSEAIAFSKTLSSSPFPGK